The following proteins are encoded in a genomic region of Zea mays cultivar B73 chromosome 9, Zm-B73-REFERENCE-NAM-5.0, whole genome shotgun sequence:
- the LOC103638367 gene encoding G-type lectin S-receptor-like serine/threonine-protein kinase SD2-5 isoform 1 (isoform 1 is encoded by transcript variant 1) has protein sequence MAPLPPGPEMEVMSGWLWKTALMEVPRKHHSPPKWSVILWMLVTANLWIMCSSSTQKKVLMPGFSASEMDYIDNDGKFLLSNGYVFGFGFATVSVSDSTYYVLAVVHLPTTSIVWSANANSPVSHSDNFVFDKDGNAYLQSGGSTVWTANISGKGATSMQLLDSGNLVVFGKDGSSPLWQSFSHPTDTLLSGQSFIEGMSLLSHSNAQNMTYTLEIKSGDMLLYAGFQLPQPYWSALQDNRVIIDKNGNNNIYSANLSSGSWSFYDQSGLLQSQLVIAQQQGDANTTLAAVLGNDGLINFYMLQSVNGKSALPITVPQDSCDMPAHCKPYSICNSGTGCQCPSALSSYANCDPGVISPCNSKNKFQLVQLDSAVGYVGTRFTLPVPKTNLTGCRNACMGNCSCIAVFFDQTSGNCFLFDQIGSLQQKDGGKSSLASFIKVSSSNGGSGQGGSSDNGRLTIVIVVIIVGTLAVIGVLVYVGFCIYRRSHHTPSQDGGGSSEDDGFLHTISGAPTRFTYRQLQDATNNFSDKLGQGGFGSVYLGTLPDGSRIAVKKLEGMGQGKKEFRSEVTIIGSIHHIHLVKLRGFCAEGAHRLLAYEYMAKGSLDRWIFQRNEDSSLLDWDTRFSIALGTAKGLAYLHHDCESKIIHCDIKPENVLLDDNFLAKVSDFGLAKLMTREQSHVFTTLKGTRGYLAPEWITNYAISEKCDVYSYGMVLLEIISGRKSYDPVEGSEKAHFPSYAFKKLEEGDLRDISDSKLKYKGQDSRIEMAIKVALWCIQEDFYQRPSMSKVVQMLEGVCDVPQPPMSSHIGYRLYANAFKSSSEEGTSSGMSDYNSDALLSAVRLSGPR, from the exons ATGGCCCCGCTGCCTCCGGGCCCAGAG ATGGAGGTAATGAGTGGATGGTTGTGGAAGACTGCGCTCATGGAAGTTCCCAGAAAACATCACAGCCCACCAAAATGGTCAGTCATACTATGGATGCTTGTCACAGCCAACCTCTGGATAATGTGCAGCAGCAGTACCCAGAAGAAAGTTCTCATGCCAGGGTTCAGCGCCTCGGAAATGGATTACATTGATAACGATGGGAAGTTTCTTCTCTCCAATGGCTATGTCTTTGGCTTTGGCTTTGCCACCGTCAGCGTGTCAGACAGCACATACTACGTTCTTGCAGTAGTCCACTTGCCCACCACTTCTATTGTCTGGTCTGCTAATGCTAACTCTCCAGTTTCTCATTCAGACAACTTTGTGTTTGACAAGGATGGCAATGCCTACCTGCAGTCTGGAGGTTCCACGGTGTGGACTGCCAATATCTCCGGCAAGGGGGCCACCTCTATGCAGCTGCTAGACTCGGGCAATCTTGTAGTGTTTGGCAAGGACGGCTCTTCTCCTCTGTGGCAGAGTTTCAGCCATCCAACAGACACACTTCTGTCTGGACAAAGCTTCATCGAGGGGATGAGTTTGTTGAGCCATTCCAATGCACAGAACATGACCTATACACTTGAGATCAAATCTGGGGACATGTTGTTGTATGCAGGCTTTCAGTTGCCCCAACCGTACTGGTCCGCTCTGCAGGATAACAGGGTGATCATCGACAAGAATGGCAACAATAACATATACTCTGCAAACCTGAGTTCAGGTTCCTGGTCGTTTTATGATCAATCAGGGCTTCTTCAATCACAGCTTGTCATTGCACAGCAGCAGGGTGATGCTAACACCACACTGGCTGCTGTCCTCGGTAATGATGGTTTGATTAACTTCTATATGCTCCAGAGTGTGAATGGCAAGAGTGCTCTTCCTATCACAGTTCCACAGGACTCGTGTGACATGCCTGCCCACTGCAAGCCGTACTCCATTTGCAACAGCGGGACAGGGTGCCAGTGTCCTTCAGCCCTCAGCTCCTATGCAAACTGCGACCCTGGCGTCATATCACCATGCAACTCGAAGAACAAGTTTCAGCTTGTTCAACTGGACAGTGCTGTTGGGTATGTCGGCACTAGATTCACACTGCCTGTGCCCAAGACAAACCTCACAGGATGCAGGAATGCCTGCATGGGTAACTGCTCATGCATTGCTGTATTCTTCGACCAGACTTCAGGAAATTGCTTCCTTTTCGACCAGATAGGAAGCTTGCAACAGAAAGATGGAGGTAAGAGTAGCCTTGCATCTTTCATTAAGGTATCAAGCAGTAATGGCGGGTCAGGGCAAGGTGGCAGTAGTGACAATGGTAGGCTCACCATCGTAATTGTTGTCATTATAGTTGGAACTTTGGCTGTCATAGGGGTCCTTGTGTATGTTGGTTTCTGCATTTACCGGAGGAGTCACCATACACCCTCGCAGGATGGTGGTGGTTCGTCAGAAGATGATGGTTTCCTGCACACTATATCAGGAGCACCGACACGGTTCACTTACAGGCAGCTCCAGGATGCGACAAACAACTTCTCAGACAAGCTTGGCCAGGGAGGGTTTGGATCTGTGTATCTTGGTACGCTGCCTGATGGCAGCCGCATCGCTGTAAAGAAGCTAGAGGGCATGGGACAAGGGAAGAAAGAATTCCGTTCTGAGGTGACCATCATTGGCAGCATACATCACATCCATCTTGTTAAACTCCGAGGCTTTTGCGCTGAAGGAGCGCACAGGCTCCTTGCATACGAGTACATGGCAAAGGGGTCTCTAGATAGATGGATTTTCCAAAGGAACGAGGATTCCTCCCTGCTTGACTGGGACACGAGGTTTAGCATCGCCCTTGGAACAGCCAAGGGGTTGGCGTACCTCCACCATGACTGTGAGTCGAAGATCATTCACTGTGACATCAAGCCTGAGAATGTTCTCCTTGACGACAACTTCCTCGCGAAGGTGTCAGACTTCGGCCTCGCCAAGCTGATGACCAGGGAGCAGAGCCATGTGTTCACGACGCTCAAGGGCACTCGGGGCTATCTTGCACCCGAATGGATCACCAACTATGCCATCTCAGAGAAGTGCGACGTGTACAGCTACGGGATGGTTCTCCTCGAGATAATCAGTGGGAGGAAGAGCTATGATCCTGTGGAAGGTTCGGAGAAGGCTCACTTCCCCTCCTACGCTTTTAAGAAGCTGGAAGAAGGTGACCTCCGCGATATCTCCGACTCCAAGCTAAAATACAAGGGCCAGGATAGCCGGATTGAGATGGCAATCAAGGTCGCCTTGTGGTGCATCCAGGAGGACTTCTATCAGAGGCCGTCCATGTCCAAGGTTGTCCAGATGCTGGAAGGCGTCTGCGACGTGCCCCAGCCACCAATGTCTTCGCATATTGGATACCGGCTGTACGCGAATGCCTTCAAATCTAGCAGCGAAGAGGGCACGTCGTCTGGGATGTCAGACTACAATAGTGATGCCTTGCTTTCTGCTGTGCGGCTCTCTGGGCCCAGGTGA
- the LOC103638367 gene encoding G-type lectin S-receptor-like serine/threonine-protein kinase SD2-5 isoform X1 yields MEVMSGWLWKTALMEVPRKHHSPPKWSVILWMLVTANLWIMCSSSTQKKVLMPGFSASEMDYIDNDGKFLLSNGYVFGFGFATVSVSDSTYYVLAVVHLPTTSIVWSANANSPVSHSDNFVFDKDGNAYLQSGGSTVWTANISGKGATSMQLLDSGNLVVFGKDGSSPLWQSFSHPTDTLLSGQSFIEGMSLLSHSNAQNMTYTLEIKSGDMLLYAGFQLPQPYWSALQDNRVIIDKNGNNNIYSANLSSGSWSFYDQSGLLQSQLVIAQQQGDANTTLAAVLGNDGLINFYMLQSVNGKSALPITVPQDSCDMPAHCKPYSICNSGTGCQCPSALSSYANCDPGVISPCNSKNKFQLVQLDSAVGYVGTRFTLPVPKTNLTGCRNACMGNCSCIAVFFDQTSGNCFLFDQIGSLQQKDGGKSSLASFIKVSSSNGGSGQGGSSDNGRLTIVIVVIIVGTLAVIGVLVYVGFCIYRRSHHTPSQDGGGSSEDDGFLHTISGAPTRFTYRQLQDATNNFSDKLGQGGFGSVYLGTLPDGSRIAVKKLEGMGQGKKEFRSEVTIIGSIHHIHLVKLRGFCAEGAHRLLAYEYMAKGSLDRWIFQRNEDSSLLDWDTRFSIALGTAKGLAYLHHDCESKIIHCDIKPENVLLDDNFLAKVSDFGLAKLMTREQSHVFTTLKGTRGYLAPEWITNYAISEKCDVYSYGMVLLEIISGRKSYDPVEGSEKAHFPSYAFKKLEEGDLRDISDSKLKYKGQDSRIEMAIKVALWCIQEDFYQRPSMSKVVQMLEGVCDVPQPPMSSHIGYRLYANAFKSSSEEGTSSGMSDYNSDALLSAVRLSGPR; encoded by the coding sequence ATGGAGGTAATGAGTGGATGGTTGTGGAAGACTGCGCTCATGGAAGTTCCCAGAAAACATCACAGCCCACCAAAATGGTCAGTCATACTATGGATGCTTGTCACAGCCAACCTCTGGATAATGTGCAGCAGCAGTACCCAGAAGAAAGTTCTCATGCCAGGGTTCAGCGCCTCGGAAATGGATTACATTGATAACGATGGGAAGTTTCTTCTCTCCAATGGCTATGTCTTTGGCTTTGGCTTTGCCACCGTCAGCGTGTCAGACAGCACATACTACGTTCTTGCAGTAGTCCACTTGCCCACCACTTCTATTGTCTGGTCTGCTAATGCTAACTCTCCAGTTTCTCATTCAGACAACTTTGTGTTTGACAAGGATGGCAATGCCTACCTGCAGTCTGGAGGTTCCACGGTGTGGACTGCCAATATCTCCGGCAAGGGGGCCACCTCTATGCAGCTGCTAGACTCGGGCAATCTTGTAGTGTTTGGCAAGGACGGCTCTTCTCCTCTGTGGCAGAGTTTCAGCCATCCAACAGACACACTTCTGTCTGGACAAAGCTTCATCGAGGGGATGAGTTTGTTGAGCCATTCCAATGCACAGAACATGACCTATACACTTGAGATCAAATCTGGGGACATGTTGTTGTATGCAGGCTTTCAGTTGCCCCAACCGTACTGGTCCGCTCTGCAGGATAACAGGGTGATCATCGACAAGAATGGCAACAATAACATATACTCTGCAAACCTGAGTTCAGGTTCCTGGTCGTTTTATGATCAATCAGGGCTTCTTCAATCACAGCTTGTCATTGCACAGCAGCAGGGTGATGCTAACACCACACTGGCTGCTGTCCTCGGTAATGATGGTTTGATTAACTTCTATATGCTCCAGAGTGTGAATGGCAAGAGTGCTCTTCCTATCACAGTTCCACAGGACTCGTGTGACATGCCTGCCCACTGCAAGCCGTACTCCATTTGCAACAGCGGGACAGGGTGCCAGTGTCCTTCAGCCCTCAGCTCCTATGCAAACTGCGACCCTGGCGTCATATCACCATGCAACTCGAAGAACAAGTTTCAGCTTGTTCAACTGGACAGTGCTGTTGGGTATGTCGGCACTAGATTCACACTGCCTGTGCCCAAGACAAACCTCACAGGATGCAGGAATGCCTGCATGGGTAACTGCTCATGCATTGCTGTATTCTTCGACCAGACTTCAGGAAATTGCTTCCTTTTCGACCAGATAGGAAGCTTGCAACAGAAAGATGGAGGTAAGAGTAGCCTTGCATCTTTCATTAAGGTATCAAGCAGTAATGGCGGGTCAGGGCAAGGTGGCAGTAGTGACAATGGTAGGCTCACCATCGTAATTGTTGTCATTATAGTTGGAACTTTGGCTGTCATAGGGGTCCTTGTGTATGTTGGTTTCTGCATTTACCGGAGGAGTCACCATACACCCTCGCAGGATGGTGGTGGTTCGTCAGAAGATGATGGTTTCCTGCACACTATATCAGGAGCACCGACACGGTTCACTTACAGGCAGCTCCAGGATGCGACAAACAACTTCTCAGACAAGCTTGGCCAGGGAGGGTTTGGATCTGTGTATCTTGGTACGCTGCCTGATGGCAGCCGCATCGCTGTAAAGAAGCTAGAGGGCATGGGACAAGGGAAGAAAGAATTCCGTTCTGAGGTGACCATCATTGGCAGCATACATCACATCCATCTTGTTAAACTCCGAGGCTTTTGCGCTGAAGGAGCGCACAGGCTCCTTGCATACGAGTACATGGCAAAGGGGTCTCTAGATAGATGGATTTTCCAAAGGAACGAGGATTCCTCCCTGCTTGACTGGGACACGAGGTTTAGCATCGCCCTTGGAACAGCCAAGGGGTTGGCGTACCTCCACCATGACTGTGAGTCGAAGATCATTCACTGTGACATCAAGCCTGAGAATGTTCTCCTTGACGACAACTTCCTCGCGAAGGTGTCAGACTTCGGCCTCGCCAAGCTGATGACCAGGGAGCAGAGCCATGTGTTCACGACGCTCAAGGGCACTCGGGGCTATCTTGCACCCGAATGGATCACCAACTATGCCATCTCAGAGAAGTGCGACGTGTACAGCTACGGGATGGTTCTCCTCGAGATAATCAGTGGGAGGAAGAGCTATGATCCTGTGGAAGGTTCGGAGAAGGCTCACTTCCCCTCCTACGCTTTTAAGAAGCTGGAAGAAGGTGACCTCCGCGATATCTCCGACTCCAAGCTAAAATACAAGGGCCAGGATAGCCGGATTGAGATGGCAATCAAGGTCGCCTTGTGGTGCATCCAGGAGGACTTCTATCAGAGGCCGTCCATGTCCAAGGTTGTCCAGATGCTGGAAGGCGTCTGCGACGTGCCCCAGCCACCAATGTCTTCGCATATTGGATACCGGCTGTACGCGAATGCCTTCAAATCTAGCAGCGAAGAGGGCACGTCGTCTGGGATGTCAGACTACAATAGTGATGCCTTGCTTTCTGCTGTGCGGCTCTCTGGGCCCAGGTGA